The following DNA comes from Halalkaliarchaeum sp. AArc-CO.
CTTTTGAATCCCCGTCCCGAGGAGAACCCATGGAGACGACGGGAGTGTACGAACCCGAGACGATCGAGGAGGCGCAGGAAGCCTACAGGGAGGCCGGCCCCGCGGCGAAAGTTATCGTTCGCGAGACGGCCAGCGCGATGGAGTTCGACAGTGCCGAATACGAATCACGCGTGACGAGCGACGTCGTCGAGACCGCCCGGGACGCGCTGTTCGCGTCTCTGCTTTCGGTCCGGATCGGGAGCCG
Coding sequences within:
- a CDS encoding DUF5809 family protein translates to METTGVYEPETIEEAQEAYREAGPAAKVIVRETASAMEFDSAEYESRVTSDVVETARDALFASLLSVRIGSREEFEEWCGERPSYDSRLVGGENVDRVVWHAAPFAKRVVAATFQDAREAAIATVRRQAFGEIYRNRL